Genomic DNA from Anaeromyxobacter sp.:
CAGGGCATCCCGAAGGCCAGGGCGGCGAGGAGCAGCGGGGCGGTGACGAGGAGGAGCACGGCTCAGTCCCTCAGCGACGCGAGCTTCTCGGTGTCGAGGGAGCTGAAGGCCCGCTGGATGTCGAACATCACCAGCCCCATGACGAAGACCGCGGCGAAGAGGTCCAGCAGCACCCCCACCTCGACCATGGACGGCATGAAGTCGGAGAGCAGCAGCCCGAGGACGAAGACGCCGTTCTCCAGCACCAGGAAGCCGAGCACCTGCCCGACCGCCTTGCGGCGCGTCACGATGAGCAGGAGCCCGCACCAGACGGTCCCGGCGGAGGTCGGCAGCAGCAGCGGGTGGCGCTCCGGCACCG
This window encodes:
- a CDS encoding hydrogenase; this encodes GDATETGHVVVLALGALAVKAVGIPWLLARATRESTERREAAPLLGFLPTLVLGALGVVLAVWLTADVVLPVPERHPLLLPTSAGTVWCGLLLIVTRRKAVGQVLGFLVLENGVFVLGLLLSDFMPSMVEVGVLLDLFAAVFVMGLVMFDIQRAFSSLDTEKLASLRD